The stretch of DNA GAAGATACTTTTATTGCTGATTTTGCAGTGGCTTTAAATTGTGGACAAATCAAAACAGGTTCAACGTCACGATCTGATAGGATTGCCAAATATAACAGACTACTAGAAATTGATGCGGAAATCGCATATGCACAATATTTAGGAAAAACTCCCTTTACTAAATAATTGAATCATGCAAAAAAAAGAAAATAAGAACAGTGAGGTAATTAAATTTACATTAATAGTAATAGCTTCTATTGCTATTACACTGTTTCTAAGCTATCATGTGGCAAACTTATTGTTTGGAATTAACTCTTATGATGTTTATTCTAATTTAAAAGAAAAAAGGACCTTTCTTAAAAAAGAGATAAGGCGCTTGCAGTTCGATAATGCAAGACTACAAAAAGAGTATTTTGAATTAAAAAACTTGGAGCCAGAAGAATGAAAAAACATTTTATATTTTTACTGTTATTAAGCTCAACATTGTTTGCGAGAGAAAATCCTTTTGCCCCAACAGATGCTTATTTAGAAGAAGTTGCTCGCTTAATGCAAGAAGGGGAGTGGAATCCACAAGCTTTTACCAAAAATGCTGAAGACTCTAATCAATATGAAAATATGGATTCTACCTTAGAAATTCCAGGAGAAAAAACTACTTACAGTATAACTATGGTTCCTAAAAAAATGAGTGAAGACAAAATGTCTAAAAAACCTATGAAAAAAATGTCTCACAGAAAAACGAATACTATGAATGATGAAAGTATTAATGCAATTTTACATAAAACACTAAAAATGCAAAAAGACATTGAAGAACTTCAAAAAGTAAAAATGCCCGAAAAAACAATGCAAGAAATTGTTTATGTTAAAAAACGTATGGATATTCCAGATGAAAAAACAATGTACAATCCCCTTGATTTTGTAAATATTCAATACGATAATACTTCAATTGATATTGACTCAGGAAAATACAAAGTATTTAAAAAATTTACTATTGAAAAAGAGAATAAAATTATTTTAGATTTTAGAGCTTCTAATCTTAAATTTTACACAAAAAGAAAAACTATAAACAATGCAAATTTTAAACAAATTGTTATTGGTAATCATAAAAAAGAGAATTATTTTAGAGTAGTTATTTCTTTAGAAAACAATCCCTCTATGTATGAAGTTAATTACAATGAAAATATTGTAAGTATTACAAAAAATCAATAAAATATATGCCTAGCATATATTTTATTACTAAGCAAAA from Campylobacteraceae bacterium encodes:
- a CDS encoding AMIN domain-containing protein, translating into MKKHFIFLLLLSSTLFARENPFAPTDAYLEEVARLMQEGEWNPQAFTKNAEDSNQYENMDSTLEIPGEKTTYSITMVPKKMSEDKMSKKPMKKMSHRKTNTMNDESINAILHKTLKMQKDIEELQKVKMPEKTMQEIVYVKKRMDIPDEKTMYNPLDFVNIQYDNTSIDIDSGKYKVFKKFTIEKENKIILDFRASNLKFYTKRKTINNANFKQIVIGNHKKENYFRVVISLENNPSMYEVNYNENIVSITKNQ
- a CDS encoding septum formation initiator, producing the protein MQKKENKNSEVIKFTLIVIASIAITLFLSYHVANLLFGINSYDVYSNLKEKRTFLKKEIRRLQFDNARLQKEYFELKNLEPEE
- the eno gene encoding phosphopyruvate hydratase (catalyzes the formation of phosphoenolpyruvate from 2-phospho-D-glycerate in glycolysis); translation: EDTFIADFAVALNCGQIKTGSTSRSDRIAKYNRLLEIDAEIAYAQYLGKTPFTK